One Cellulomonas sp. NS3 genomic region harbors:
- a CDS encoding HAMP domain-containing sensor histidine kinase, giving the protein MRPLLVRYGLAMTSVVLVAFLVPLAVLARGLAEQRALEQGRADAQRVAVFAGGATQDDARLEAAVLANDAGAHPTTVFRPDGTTLGDPRPRTAAVDLAASGQAFTARADGGVDVLLPVAGADGTTVVRTHVPDEELRAGVTEAWLVLAGVGLVLLGGTALAGDRLARRVSSSVRELSGVAQRLGGGDLEARVEPSGPPEVAAVGRVLNGLGARVAGLLAAERELVADLSHRLRTPVTALRLDVDLLPDPEERARLTAHVDHLVEAVDDLVRTAREPAASRADARCDAAQVVRERARFWAVLAAAQSRELTVDVPDAVLDVGVAATDLGAALDVLVDNVLTHTPERTPLALAVLPGTLVRVVVEDAGPGLGPGDVERGRSGAGSTGLGLDVARRTAEQAGGRLVVDRGSLGGARVTLELPAA; this is encoded by the coding sequence GTGAGGCCGCTCCTCGTCCGGTACGGGCTCGCGATGACGTCGGTCGTGCTCGTCGCGTTCCTCGTCCCGCTCGCCGTCCTCGCGCGCGGGCTCGCGGAGCAGCGGGCGCTCGAGCAGGGGCGGGCCGACGCGCAGCGCGTCGCGGTGTTCGCGGGCGGCGCGACGCAGGACGACGCCCGGCTCGAGGCGGCGGTGCTCGCGAACGACGCCGGCGCGCACCCGACCACGGTGTTCCGGCCCGACGGCACGACGCTCGGCGACCCGCGGCCGCGCACGGCGGCCGTCGACCTCGCGGCGTCCGGGCAGGCGTTCACGGCGCGCGCGGACGGCGGCGTCGACGTGCTGCTCCCGGTCGCGGGCGCGGACGGGACGACGGTCGTGCGGACCCACGTGCCCGACGAGGAGCTCCGGGCCGGCGTCACCGAGGCGTGGCTCGTGCTCGCCGGCGTGGGGCTCGTGCTGCTCGGCGGGACCGCGCTCGCGGGGGACCGGCTCGCCCGGCGCGTCTCGAGCTCCGTGCGCGAGCTCTCGGGGGTCGCCCAGCGGCTCGGCGGCGGGGACCTCGAGGCGCGCGTCGAGCCGTCCGGGCCGCCCGAGGTCGCCGCCGTCGGGCGCGTGCTCAACGGGCTCGGCGCGCGCGTCGCAGGCCTCCTCGCCGCCGAGCGGGAGCTCGTCGCGGACCTCTCGCACCGGCTCCGCACCCCCGTCACCGCGCTGCGGCTCGACGTCGACCTGCTGCCCGACCCGGAGGAGCGCGCGCGCCTGACCGCGCACGTCGACCACCTCGTCGAGGCGGTCGACGACCTGGTCCGCACGGCGCGCGAGCCCGCGGCCTCCCGGGCCGACGCGCGCTGCGACGCTGCGCAGGTCGTGCGGGAGCGCGCCCGGTTCTGGGCGGTGCTCGCGGCGGCGCAGAGCCGGGAGCTGACGGTCGACGTGCCCGACGCGGTGCTCGACGTCGGCGTCGCCGCGACAGACCTCGGCGCCGCGCTCGACGTGCTCGTCGACAACGTCCTGACCCACACACCGGAGCGGACGCCGCTCGCGCTCGCCGTGCTCCCGGGCACGCTCGTGCGGGTCGTCGTCGAGGACGCCGGACCGGGCCTGGGTCCGGGCGACGTCGAGCGCGGGCGCAGCGGCGCCGGGTCGACAGGGCTCGGGCTCGACGTCGCCCGGCGCACCGCGGAGCAGGCGGGCGGCCGGCTCGTCGTCGACCGCGGGTCGCTCGGCGGGGCCCGCGTGACGCTCGAGCTGCCCGCGGCCTGA
- a CDS encoding response regulator transcription factor: protein MADVLIVEDDATIRTALVRALGAREHSTMTAPTALEGLQSIVSHRPDVVLLDLGLPDLDGATLLPMIRSVSDVPVIVVSARDDGRDIVALLDAGADDYLVKPFAVDQLDARIRAVLRRAEPERPPAAVTVGRLVIDARARTAVLDGTPLELSPKEFDLLLYLAERAGEVVGKRELLAKVWNQPYGGADKTVDVHLHWLRKKLGETAEHPRYVHRVRGVGVKVAPPP, encoded by the coding sequence GTGGCTGACGTGCTGATCGTCGAGGACGACGCGACGATCCGGACCGCGCTCGTCCGGGCGCTCGGCGCGCGCGAGCACTCGACGATGACCGCGCCGACCGCGCTCGAGGGGCTGCAGAGCATCGTCAGCCACCGCCCCGACGTCGTGCTGCTCGACCTGGGGCTGCCCGATCTCGACGGTGCGACGCTGCTCCCGATGATCCGCTCGGTGAGCGACGTCCCGGTCATCGTGGTCAGCGCGCGCGACGACGGCCGCGACATCGTGGCGCTGCTCGACGCCGGCGCGGACGACTACCTCGTCAAGCCGTTCGCGGTCGACCAGCTCGACGCGCGCATCCGGGCGGTGCTGCGGCGCGCCGAGCCCGAGCGGCCCCCGGCAGCGGTCACCGTCGGGCGGCTCGTGATCGACGCCCGGGCGCGCACCGCGGTGCTCGACGGGACGCCGCTCGAGCTGAGCCCCAAGGAGTTCGACCTGCTCCTGTACCTCGCGGAGCGCGCCGGCGAGGTCGTGGGCAAGCGCGAGCTGCTCGCGAAGGTGTGGAACCAGCCGTACGGCGGCGCCGACAAGACGGTCGACGTGCACCTGCACTGGCTGCGCAAGAAGCTCGGCGAGACGGCGGAGCACCCCCGGTACGTGCACCGAGTGCGCGGGGTGGGCGTCAAGGTCGCCCCGCCGCCGTGA
- a CDS encoding S1 family peptidase, whose translation MRRSWVVRTLAGALALTAGVVPAASAVEGSAPTAAAAAATVKIAVGDVRACSGALVGPSWVVTAKSCFAATPDAAVAQGAPTVPTTATVGRTDLTSTAGHAVAVTLVVPHPDRDLVLVRLATPVTAVAPVAVATTTPVPGEELTVTGYGRTATQWVPDVSHAATYTVTTVDPTTVGLRAASPGATICKGDAGGPTLRTTAAGAVELVAIHHTADQGGCLGASTTGQAATDTRVDDLRDWITRSTRPTQQLALGASRIAVVTDDRRAQVKDGGLRADWVQLLGADAKQVVVDGTRIGVLDAAGVAWVKDGATTATFVPVFTNVRELALSGNRIGVLTHSGEARVKEGDLYAPWVVEATGVTSLVLSGNRIGVVNDGGEAHVKEGSLSADWVVVYPGVMSLVMSGNRIGVLTKSGEARVKEGGLRADWVVQTSGVTSLALSGNRIGILKNGQAHVKEGALGATWVLEATGLTSLVLSGNRIGVVDQAGKAHVKEGDLYAGWVVVWQ comes from the coding sequence GTGCGGCGGTCGTGGGTCGTCCGGACCCTCGCCGGTGCACTGGCGCTGACCGCGGGGGTGGTCCCCGCCGCCTCGGCGGTGGAGGGCAGCGCCCCGACCGCGGCCGCCGCGGCTGCGACCGTCAAGATCGCCGTCGGGGACGTCCGCGCCTGCTCGGGAGCGCTGGTGGGCCCGTCGTGGGTCGTCACCGCGAAGTCCTGCTTCGCCGCGACCCCCGACGCCGCGGTCGCCCAGGGTGCACCGACGGTGCCCACCACGGCCACGGTCGGACGGACGGACCTGACCAGCACCGCGGGGCACGCGGTGGCCGTGACGCTCGTCGTGCCGCACCCGGACCGGGACCTGGTGCTGGTCCGGTTGGCCACCCCCGTCACCGCCGTGGCCCCGGTGGCCGTCGCGACCACAACACCCGTCCCCGGTGAGGAGCTCACCGTGACCGGGTACGGCCGCACCGCGACGCAGTGGGTCCCGGACGTCTCGCACGCGGCGACCTACACCGTCACCACCGTGGACCCGACCACGGTCGGTCTGCGGGCAGCCTCCCCCGGTGCCACGATCTGCAAGGGCGACGCCGGCGGCCCGACACTGCGCACCACCGCCGCGGGCGCGGTCGAGCTCGTCGCGATCCACCACACCGCGGACCAGGGCGGATGCCTCGGGGCGAGCACCACCGGGCAGGCCGCCACGGACACCCGCGTCGACGACCTCCGCGACTGGATCACCCGGAGCACGAGGCCCACGCAGCAGCTGGCGCTCGGTGCGTCCCGGATCGCGGTCGTCACGGACGACCGCCGGGCGCAGGTCAAGGACGGTGGCCTGCGGGCGGACTGGGTGCAGCTCCTGGGTGCCGACGCGAAGCAGGTCGTGGTGGACGGCACCCGGATCGGGGTCCTGGATGCCGCTGGCGTCGCCTGGGTCAAGGACGGCGCGACGACCGCCACCTTCGTGCCGGTGTTCACGAACGTCCGGGAGCTCGCGTTGTCGGGCAACCGCATCGGCGTGCTGACCCACAGCGGTGAGGCGCGGGTCAAGGAGGGCGACCTGTACGCCCCCTGGGTCGTCGAGGCGACCGGCGTGACGTCGCTCGTGCTGTCGGGCAACCGCATCGGCGTGGTCAACGACGGCGGTGAGGCGCACGTGAAGGAGGGCAGCCTGTCGGCCGACTGGGTCGTCGTGTACCCCGGGGTGATGTCCCTGGTGATGTCGGGCAACCGCATCGGCGTGCTGACGAAGAGCGGTGAGGCGCGCGTCAAGGAAGGCGGTCTGCGGGCCGACTGGGTCGTCCAGACGAGCGGGGTGACGTCGCTGGCGCTGTCGGGCAACCGCATCGGCATCCTGAAGAACGGTCAGGCGCACGTGAAGGAAGGTGCCCTCGGGGCCACGTGGGTGCTCGAGGCCACCGGGTTGACGTCGTTGGTGCTGTCGGGCAACCGCATCGGCGTCGTGGACCAGGCCGGGAAGGCGCACGTGAAGGAAGGCGATCTCTACGCGGGATGGGTGGTCGTCTGGCAGTAG
- a CDS encoding S1 family peptidase: MGVRRGVMIRVAVTAVALACVGVPAAYAVQGSTPTGPAAAATVRIEVGKEARACSGALVSPWWVLTATSCFAAAPGAAVGWGAPTQPTTVTVGRVDLDGTAGHVVPAALLVPHADRDVVLVRLATAVPDVAPVKVASTAPVTGEALTVTGYGRTSTQLVPDTAHAATYTVNLVGPGTLGIEAESAGATICKGDAGGPALRTTATGAVELVAIHHTASQGGCLGSTTTAQGATETRVDDIRDWVHQNTKVSPGADTVGVRGGATWYLNDQNDSSAPEKVFLYGEPGDTVLVGDWDGDGVDTIGVRRGATWYLNNQNDASAPDNVFIYGDPQHTPLVGDWDGDGVDTVGARLGATWYLNNQNDSSPADNVFMYGDPQHTPLVGDWDGDGVDTVGARLGAMWYLNNQNDSSPADNVFMYGDPQHTPLVGDWDGDGVDTVGARLGATWYLNNQNDSSAPDNVFIYGDAHNPPLVGNWDGR, encoded by the coding sequence ATGGGTGTGCGCAGGGGAGTGATGATCCGGGTCGCGGTGACCGCGGTGGCGCTGGCGTGCGTGGGGGTCCCGGCCGCCTACGCGGTGCAGGGCTCCACCCCGACGGGGCCGGCCGCAGCAGCCACCGTGCGGATCGAGGTGGGGAAGGAGGCCCGGGCGTGCTCGGGGGCGCTCGTGAGCCCGTGGTGGGTGCTGACCGCGACGTCGTGCTTTGCCGCGGCCCCGGGCGCCGCGGTCGGCTGGGGTGCACCGACCCAGCCCACGACGGTCACGGTCGGGCGCGTGGACCTCGACGGCACCGCGGGGCACGTCGTGCCGGCTGCGCTGCTCGTGCCGCACGCGGACCGGGACGTGGTCCTGGTCCGGCTGGCCACCGCCGTGCCGGACGTGGCTCCCGTCAAGGTCGCGTCGACCGCACCGGTCACCGGGGAGGCGCTGACCGTGACCGGCTACGGGCGGACGAGCACCCAGCTGGTGCCGGACACCGCGCACGCAGCGACCTACACGGTGAACCTCGTCGGCCCCGGAACGCTCGGCATCGAGGCCGAGAGCGCCGGCGCGACGATCTGCAAGGGCGACGCCGGCGGCCCCGCGCTGCGCACCACGGCGACCGGTGCGGTCGAGCTCGTGGCGATCCACCACACCGCCTCCCAGGGCGGGTGCCTCGGCAGCACGACCACGGCCCAGGGCGCCACCGAGACCCGCGTGGACGACATCCGCGACTGGGTCCACCAGAACACGAAGGTGAGCCCCGGGGCCGACACGGTCGGCGTCCGTGGCGGTGCCACCTGGTACCTCAACGACCAGAACGACTCGTCCGCACCGGAGAAGGTCTTCCTCTACGGCGAGCCGGGCGACACGGTCCTGGTGGGTGACTGGGACGGTGACGGCGTCGACACGATCGGCGTCCGGCGGGGCGCGACCTGGTACCTCAACAACCAGAACGACGCCTCCGCGCCGGACAACGTCTTCATCTACGGGGACCCGCAGCACACCCCGCTCGTGGGCGACTGGGACGGCGACGGCGTCGACACGGTCGGGGCCCGTCTCGGGGCGACGTGGTACCTGAACAACCAGAACGACTCCTCGCCGGCGGACAACGTCTTCATGTACGGGGACCCGCAGCACACCCCGCTCGTGGGCGACTGGGACGGCGACGGCGTCGACACGGTCGGGGCTCGTCTCGGGGCCATGTGGTACCTGAACAACCAGAACGACTCCTCGCCGGCGGACAACGTCTTCATGTACGGGGACCCGCAGCACACCCCGCTCGTGGGCGACTGGGACGGCGACGGCGTCGACACCGTCGGGGCCCGCCTCGGGGCGACGTGGTACCTGAACAACCAGAACGACTCGTCAGCCCCGGACAACGTCTTCATCTACGGCGACGCGCACAACCCCCCGCTGGTCGGCAACTGGGACGGCCGGTGA
- a CDS encoding S1 family peptidase: MGMRRAWMARAAAGAVALVCAGVPAAQAVQGAVPSGAVAAATVKLSIGVDRACSGALLNESWVVTAASCFATAPGAVVAPGAPPHVTTATVGRPDLTGTAGHVVRVDRLVPHPDRDVVLARLASPVTDVAGVVVAATAPVPGEKLTVTGFGRTATQWVPDTAHAATFTVAAVGAGTLDIQADAPGATICKGDAGGPALRTTAPGAVELVAIHHTAYQGGCLGQTTTQQGATETRLDDLRQWIAWNATLTQERPVGAVESLTVDSGRVTITGWAWDPDTSAPTDVHVYIDGAGVPMRADLDRPDIAAAHGTAPARGYVHTRDLAPGEHYACVYAINVGPGENTVLGCHTFSVGTRTPVGAVESLTVDAGRVTITGWAWDPDTSAPTDVHVYIDGAGVPMRADLDRPDIAAAHGTAPARGYVHTRDLAPGEHYACVYAINVGPGENTVLGCHTFSA, translated from the coding sequence ATGGGCATGCGTAGGGCGTGGATGGCCCGAGCGGCGGCGGGTGCGGTGGCGTTGGTGTGCGCCGGGGTCCCGGCCGCCCAGGCGGTGCAGGGCGCCGTGCCGAGCGGGGCGGTCGCAGCCGCGACGGTCAAGCTCAGCATCGGCGTGGACCGCGCGTGCTCCGGGGCTCTGCTCAACGAGTCGTGGGTGGTCACGGCCGCGTCGTGCTTCGCCACCGCTCCCGGTGCCGTCGTGGCCCCCGGGGCTCCGCCGCACGTCACGACCGCCACCGTCGGCCGTCCGGACCTGACCGGCACCGCCGGGCACGTGGTGCGCGTGGACCGCCTGGTCCCCCACCCCGACCGGGACGTCGTGCTGGCGCGGCTGGCCTCGCCGGTGACCGACGTGGCCGGAGTCGTGGTCGCGGCGACAGCCCCCGTCCCCGGGGAGAAGCTGACCGTGACCGGGTTCGGGCGCACCGCGACGCAGTGGGTCCCGGACACCGCCCACGCCGCCACCTTCACGGTCGCGGCCGTCGGTGCGGGAACCCTCGACATCCAGGCCGACGCGCCCGGCGCCACCATCTGCAAGGGTGACGCGGGCGGACCGGCACTGCGCACCACCGCGCCCGGCGCGGTCGAGCTGGTCGCCATCCACCACACCGCGTACCAGGGCGGCTGCCTGGGGCAGACGACCACGCAGCAGGGGGCGACCGAGACCCGCCTCGACGACCTCCGCCAGTGGATCGCCTGGAACGCGACGCTCACCCAGGAGCGACCGGTCGGTGCGGTCGAGTCGCTGACGGTGGACTCGGGTCGGGTGACGATCACGGGGTGGGCGTGGGACCCGGACACGTCGGCACCGACCGATGTGCACGTCTACATCGACGGTGCCGGGGTGCCGATGCGCGCCGACCTGGACCGCCCGGACATCGCCGCCGCGCACGGCACCGCGCCGGCGCGGGGGTACGTGCACACGCGGGACCTGGCGCCGGGGGAGCACTACGCGTGCGTGTACGCGATCAACGTCGGTCCGGGGGAGAACACCGTGCTGGGGTGCCACACGTTCTCGGTGGGCACCCGGACCCCGGTCGGTGCGGTCGAGTCGCTGACGGTGGACGCGGGTCGGGTGACGATCACGGGGTGGGCGTGGGACCCGGACACGTCGGCACCGACCGATGTGCATGTCTACATCGACGGTGCCGGGGTGCCGATGCGCGCCGATCTGGACCGCCCGGACATCGCCGCCGCGCACGGCACCGCCCCGGCGCGGGGGTACGTGCACACGCGGGACCTGGCGCCGGGGGAGCACTACGCGTGCGTGTACGCGATCAACGTCGGTCCGGGGGAGAACACCGTGCTCGGGTGCCACACCTTCAGCGCCTAG
- a CDS encoding S1 family peptidase translates to MEGATPTGPAAAATVKINVGEDRACSGALVDSWWVLTAKSCFVATPGEAVPLGKPAVPTTVTIGRADLTTTTGHAVDVVVPHADRDVALVRLTKEVTDVAPVTVAATAPVVGESLTVTGYGRTATQWVPDTAHAATFTVNLVDAGTLGIQAASTGATICKGDAGGPALRSTSGGALELVAIHHTASQGGCLGSTTTAQGATETRVDDLRGWLTQNIRPDCAPAPVVPAGSPNIGDGQLVRVPSGKIFLVAGGGAYELSYAEWAAMNLRGYTDVSQATVDSLRSAPRDNTFLRDPDSAIHRVVSGARYRLSQDEWIALGQPAYVDVPAGFVAMLPEGAPGGPVLLRDPVSGVIHQVVGCTRYPLSLPEWQALGSPAYLTVPSGFIARVPVGVPTSYALLRDRSTGGIYQVLGGAKYVLSPAEWQRLGSPSYTDVPATLLGQVTGTVPSGSHLMRDVTSGAIFRVEGGTKRLLASAEWDALANKRYVDVPPAWLGSIPNR, encoded by the coding sequence GTGGAGGGCGCGACCCCCACCGGCCCCGCAGCCGCGGCCACGGTCAAGATCAACGTCGGCGAGGACCGCGCGTGCTCCGGCGCGCTCGTCGACTCGTGGTGGGTGCTCACCGCCAAGTCGTGCTTCGTCGCGACCCCCGGTGAGGCGGTGCCGCTCGGCAAGCCCGCCGTGCCCACGACCGTCACGATCGGCCGCGCCGACCTGACCACCACGACCGGCCACGCCGTGGACGTGGTCGTGCCGCACGCGGACCGTGACGTGGCGCTGGTCCGGCTGACGAAGGAGGTCACCGACGTCGCTCCGGTCACGGTGGCGGCCACCGCTCCCGTCGTCGGCGAGTCGCTGACGGTCACCGGGTACGGGCGCACGGCGACGCAGTGGGTGCCGGACACGGCGCACGCCGCGACGTTCACGGTGAACCTCGTCGACGCCGGCACGCTCGGGATCCAGGCGGCGAGCACCGGGGCGACGATCTGCAAGGGCGACGCCGGCGGGCCCGCGTTGCGCAGCACCAGCGGGGGCGCGCTCGAGCTCGTCGCGATCCACCACACCGCGTCCCAGGGTGGGTGCCTCGGCTCGACCACGACCGCCCAGGGCGCCACCGAGACCCGCGTGGACGACCTGCGTGGCTGGCTCACCCAGAACATCCGGCCCGACTGCGCCCCCGCGCCGGTCGTGCCGGCGGGGAGCCCCAACATCGGTGACGGGCAGCTCGTCCGGGTCCCGAGCGGGAAGATCTTCCTCGTCGCGGGCGGCGGCGCGTACGAGCTGTCGTACGCGGAGTGGGCCGCGATGAACCTGCGGGGCTACACGGACGTGTCGCAGGCGACCGTGGACTCACTGCGGTCTGCCCCGCGGGACAACACGTTCCTCCGGGACCCGGACAGCGCCATCCACCGGGTCGTCAGCGGCGCTCGCTACCGCCTGTCGCAGGACGAGTGGATCGCCCTCGGCCAGCCGGCCTACGTCGACGTCCCGGCCGGGTTCGTCGCGATGCTGCCGGAAGGGGCGCCCGGGGGGCCGGTCCTGCTGCGTGACCCCGTGAGCGGGGTCATCCACCAGGTCGTCGGCTGCACGCGGTACCCGCTGTCGCTCCCGGAGTGGCAGGCGCTCGGCTCGCCGGCGTACCTGACGGTCCCGTCGGGGTTCATCGCCCGGGTCCCCGTAGGTGTCCCGACGTCGTACGCGCTCCTGCGTGACCGGAGCACCGGAGGCATCTACCAGGTGCTCGGCGGGGCGAAGTACGTCCTGTCACCCGCCGAGTGGCAGCGGCTCGGCTCGCCGTCGTACACGGACGTCCCGGCGACGCTGCTGGGACAGGTCACGGGGACCGTGCCCAGCGGGTCGCATCTCATGCGCGACGTGACCTCGGGCGCCATCTTCCGGGTGGAGGGCGGCACGAAGCGGCTCCTCGCGTCCGCGGAGTGGGACGCGCTCGCGAACAAGCGCTACGTCGACGTCCCTCCGGCCTGGCTCGGGTCGATCCCGAACCGGTGA